A single Arcanobacterium canis DNA region contains:
- the rplW gene encoding 50S ribosomal protein L23: protein MTEYAAFKNKNPRDIILAPVASEKAARLEDEGKYTFLVHPDSNKTEIRLAIEEIFKVKVDSVNTQNRYGKTRRTRNGIGRRKATKRAIVTLREGSIDIYGDIVG, encoded by the coding sequence GTGACTGAGTACGCAGCTTTCAAGAACAAGAACCCGCGCGACATCATCCTGGCGCCGGTAGCCTCCGAGAAGGCCGCCCGTCTGGAAGACGAGGGTAAGTACACGTTCCTCGTACACCCGGATTCAAACAAGACCGAGATCAGACTCGCGATTGAGGAGATCTTCAAGGTCAAGGTTGATTCGGTGAACACCCAGAACCGTTACGGTAAGACTCGTCGTACTCGCAACGGCATTGGCCGTCGCAAGGCAACGAAGCGCGCTATCGTGACCCTCCGCGAGGGCTCGATCGATATCTACGGTGACATCGTCGGCTGA
- the rplB gene encoding 50S ribosomal protein L2: protein MGIRKYKPTTPGRRGASVADFAEITRSTPEKSLLRPLHKTGGRNNNGRITTRHKGGGHKRQYRVIDFRRHDKDGVPARVAHIEYDPNRTARIALLHYADGEKRYILAPNKLVQGSMVENGPSADIKPGNNLPLRNIPVGTVIHAVEMRPGGGAKIARSAGTSVQLVAKEGKLAQLRMPSGEIRNVDARCRATVGEVGNAEQSNINWGKAGRMRWKGVRPTVRGVVMNPFDHPHGGGEGKTSGGRHPVTPWGKPEGRTRHANKHSDKLIVRRRKTGKKR, encoded by the coding sequence ATGGGAATTCGTAAGTACAAGCCGACGACCCCGGGTCGTCGCGGTGCGAGCGTTGCCGACTTCGCCGAGATCACCCGATCCACTCCGGAGAAGTCACTGCTTCGCCCGCTTCACAAGACTGGTGGCCGTAACAACAACGGCCGCATCACCACTCGTCATAAGGGTGGCGGACACAAGCGTCAGTACCGCGTGATCGACTTCCGTCGTCACGACAAGGACGGCGTGCCAGCACGCGTTGCTCACATCGAATACGATCCGAACCGTACCGCGCGTATTGCTCTCCTGCACTACGCCGACGGCGAGAAGCGTTACATCCTGGCTCCGAACAAGCTCGTTCAGGGTTCCATGGTTGAGAACGGTCCGTCTGCTGACATCAAGCCGGGCAACAACCTCCCGCTGCGTAACATCCCGGTTGGTACCGTGATTCACGCTGTCGAGATGCGTCCGGGCGGCGGTGCCAAGATCGCACGTTCAGCCGGTACGTCGGTACAGCTCGTTGCGAAGGAAGGCAAGCTCGCTCAACTGCGTATGCCTTCAGGTGAAATCCGCAATGTTGATGCTCGTTGCCGCGCCACTGTTGGCGAAGTTGGCAATGCAGAGCAGTCCAACATCAACTGGGGCAAGGCCGGACGTATGCGCTGGAAGGGCGTTCGCCCAACTGTCCGTGGTGTTGTGATGAACCCGTTCGATCACCCACATGGTGGTGGTGAAGGTAAGACTTCCGGCGGTCGCCATCCGGTTACTCCGTGGGGTAAGCCCGAAGGTCGTACCCGCCATGCCAACAAGCACAGCGACAAGCTCATTGTTCGCCGTCGCAAGACCGGTAAGAAGCGCTGA
- the rpsS gene encoding 30S ribosomal protein S19, whose translation MPRSLKKGPFVDDHLMKKVDDQNEKGTKNVIKTWSRRSVITPDFLGHTFAVHDGRKHVPVFVTESMVGHKLGEFAPTRTFKGHVKDDRKGRRR comes from the coding sequence ATGCCGCGTAGTTTGAAGAAGGGCCCGTTCGTTGACGACCATCTCATGAAGAAGGTTGACGATCAGAATGAAAAGGGCACCAAGAACGTTATTAAGACCTGGTCGCGTCGCTCGGTTATCACGCCGGACTTCCTTGGCCACACGTTCGCAGTTCATGACGGCCGGAAGCACGTTCCGGTGTTCGTCACCGAATCCATGGTTGGTCACAAGCTCGGCGAGTTCGCCCCGACGCGCACCTTCAAGGGTCACGTCAAGGACGATCGCAAGGGCCGTCGCCGCTGA
- the rplV gene encoding 50S ribosomal protein L22 translates to MEAKAQARYVRVTPQKSRRVVNEIRGMRALAAVDLLTYAPQAVAKDVKKVLESALANARYAADAAGEKFVDGDFVVSAAYVDEGPTMKRIQPRAQGRANRILKRTSHITVVVSNSTKSEKKGA, encoded by the coding sequence ATGGAAGCAAAAGCACAGGCGCGTTACGTGCGTGTGACTCCGCAGAAGTCTCGCCGCGTGGTCAACGAGATCCGTGGTATGCGTGCGCTTGCAGCAGTTGATCTGCTCACGTACGCACCGCAGGCGGTTGCGAAGGACGTGAAGAAGGTTCTCGAGTCGGCTCTCGCGAACGCTCGTTACGCTGCGGATGCAGCTGGTGAGAAGTTTGTCGATGGTGATTTCGTGGTTTCGGCTGCTTACGTTGACGAAGGCCCGACCATGAAGCGCATCCAACCGCGTGCGCAGGGTCGCGCAAACCGCATCCTGAAGCGCACGAGCCACATCACGGTCGTTGTCTCGAACAGCACGAAGTCCGAGAAGAAGGGAGCCTGA
- the rpsC gene encoding 30S ribosomal protein S3, translating into MGQKVNPTGFRLGLTTEHRAKWFTDSSKPGQSYADFIGEDIKIRKMVEKNLDRAGISRVKIERRSERVVVDIHTARPGIVIGRRGAEAERLRADLEKLIGKGIHLNILDVKNPEADAQLIAQGIAEQLTARVSFRRAMRKSIQSAQRAGVKGIRVSVSGRLGGAEMSRNEFYLEGRVPLHTLRANIDYGFYEAKTTFGRIGVKVWVYRGDMTDAEYERQLNESSRGRGRGNGRGGRRNDRGNRGGRGNRQENVNKAEAPKAEQPATTQETEA; encoded by the coding sequence ATGGGACAGAAAGTTAACCCGACCGGTTTCCGCCTCGGTCTGACCACCGAGCACCGCGCCAAGTGGTTCACCGATTCGTCTAAGCCGGGTCAGAGCTACGCCGATTTCATCGGCGAAGATATCAAGATCCGCAAGATGGTTGAAAAGAACCTTGATCGTGCGGGCATTTCTCGCGTGAAGATCGAGCGTCGTTCGGAGCGCGTGGTTGTGGATATTCACACCGCACGCCCAGGAATCGTCATCGGTCGCCGCGGAGCTGAAGCTGAGCGCCTTCGCGCTGATCTTGAGAAGCTCATCGGCAAGGGCATTCACCTCAACATTCTTGATGTGAAGAACCCTGAGGCTGATGCCCAGCTGATTGCACAGGGTATTGCTGAGCAGCTTACAGCTCGTGTTTCGTTCCGTCGCGCAATGCGTAAGTCGATTCAGTCGGCTCAGCGTGCTGGCGTGAAGGGCATCCGCGTGTCGGTTTCGGGTCGTCTTGGCGGCGCTGAAATGTCGCGCAACGAGTTCTACCTTGAGGGTCGTGTGCCGCTGCACACGCTCCGTGCGAACATCGACTATGGCTTCTATGAGGCTAAGACCACCTTCGGACGTATCGGCGTGAAGGTTTGGGTTTACCGTGGCGACATGACCGACGCCGAGTATGAGCGTCAGCTCAACGAGTCGTCGCGTGGCCGTGGCCGTGGCAATGGTCGCGGTGGCCGTCGTAATGACCGTGGTAACCGCGGTGGCCGCGGCAACCGCCAGGAGAACGTGAACAAGGCTGAGGCTCCTAAGGCCGAGCAGCCCGCTACTACCCAGGAAACGGAGGCCTGA